A window from Solanum stenotomum isolate F172 chromosome 5, ASM1918654v1, whole genome shotgun sequence encodes these proteins:
- the LOC125865426 gene encoding uncharacterized protein LOC125865426, with product MEESITIAVDCYGEWIEKNNRFIWRWKVGDMSESVLMTVQRDILYNDFVNSIISYCGLNCQPNDLVISYMHKSFENQRVLPFKISNQLRLSAYLSDATLSVLRVYVVEKPIENENVGQDQQNLLNDELNEMNMNILDDEIGHDVEEDQTPTLIVDVGDSSQLKQLNNLQDDETGFYIGMTFKNKDELVTSLHIACLKKDFRLAKVINSRSVYCFKCAYPECKWWLRAVKFKSSDRFCIKIYKKYHTCGSEHITSHNPHATAKVLGKYFKNSFPNGKGPSTRDMTNKLRTKLGCKVSYWKIYKGREIAKSLVRGTHEHGYGVLDAYRYMLESANPGSKTALQVDENGKFKYFFVAYAAWIQGFQQLRKVIAVDGTFLKSKYEGVLLSAVAQDAENHIFPVAFCVVDKECDASYQYFFEQMRSYVDDTDELCIISDRHSSIRKMVSIVYPSAHYGCCMRHLGENIRNNFHNAKVVSHFYNAAKAYNKVEFYDHFNQIRDMVPKAAEHLESVGFHRWSRAFCPGNRYNIMTSNIVESVNAMFEVEREFPIVALFYEINMRFAKLFHERRMELVNSPNIFVPSMEKQISKNINLGNKLLAHQIANYRFSINGHGDVATVDLQRRMCTCRVFDLDKIPCPHAMAALRSQYGAHFGNQIYEYSSSYYSVEKYIIAYCEEINPVPPEDSWIVPLEILEREIPPPYVDPSKLGRRRTKRRRGMTHPMEIIKHIYSSVVMDASSVAIYEHQLQQMSIYV from the exons ATGGAAGAATCAATAACAATAGCTGTTGATTGTTATGGTGAATGGATTGAGAAAAACAATCGATTTATTTGGCGTTGGAAGGTTGGTGACATGTCAGAGTCAGTATTGATGACCGTCCAAAGGGatattttgtataatgattTTGTGAACTCAATCATTAGCTATTGTGGACTAAATTGTCAACCAAATGATCTTGTCATCAGTTACATGCACaagtcttttgaaaatcaaaGGGTCCTGCCTTTTAAGATAAGCAATCAACTTCGTTTGAGTGCTTATCTGAGTGATGCAACTCTATCCGTTTTAAGGGTGTACGTTGTTGAAAAACCGATAGAGAATGAAAATGTAGGACAAGACCAACAAAATCTGTTAAATGATGAATTGAATGAGATGAACATGAATATTCTAGATGATGAGATTGGACATGATGTGGAGGAGGACCAAACACCTACACTTATTGTTGATGTAGGGGACAGTTCTCAGTTAAAACAGTTGAACAATCTTCAAGATGATGAGACAGGTTTTTACATAGGAATGACATTCAAGAACAAAGACGAACTAGTCACTTCATTGCATATTGCTTGCTTGAAAAAAGATTTCAGACTTGCAAAGGTGATTAATTCGCGTAGTGTGTATTGTTTTAAATGCGCATATCCAGAGTGCAAGTGGTGGTTGAGGGCTGTGAAATTCAAAAGTTCTGAcagattttgtattaaaatttataaaaagtaTCACACATGTGGTTCAGAGCATATTACGAGTCATAATCCACATGCCACAGCAAAAGTCCTTGGTAAATACTTCAAAAATAGCTTTCCTAATGGTAAAGGTCCATCTACAAGAGATATGACCAATAAACTCCGTACAAAATTGGGTTGTAAGGTGAGTTATTGGAAGATATATAAGGGTAGGGAGATTGCAAAGTCTTTGGTTAGGGGAACACATGAGCACGGGTATGGAGTGCTTGATGCATACCGCTATATGCTTGAGTCCGCAAATCCAGGAAGTAAGACGGCATTGCAGGTTGATGAAAATGGAAAGTTCAAGTACTTTTTTGTAGCCTATGCGGCTTGGATTCAAGGTTTTCAACAATTGAGAAAAGTCATAGCCGTTGATGGGACATTCTTGAAGAGCAAGTATGAAGGAGTTTTACTATCGGCGGTGGCGCAAGATGCAGAGAATCATATTTTTCCAGTGGCTTTTTGTGTAGTGGATAAAGAATGTGATGCctcatatcaatatttttttgaacaaaTGAGAAGTTATGTAGATGATACCGATGAGCTGTGCATAATTTCTGATAGGCATTCAAGTATTCGAAAGATGGTTTCAATTGTGTATCCATCAGCTCATTATGGTTGTTGCATGAGGCACCTTGGAGAAAATATTCGAAACAATTTTCACAATGCAAAGGTCGTATCTCATTTTTATAATGCAGCGAAAGCGTACAATAAAGTTGAGTTCTATGACCATTTCAATCAGATAAGGGATATGGTACCCAAAGCAGCCGAACATCTCGAATCAGTTGGATTTCATAGATGGAGCAGGGCATTTTGCCCGGGAAATAg gtaTAATATTATGACCTCAAACATTGTTGAATCCGTGAATGCGAtgtttgaagttgaaagagaaTTTCCTATCGTAGCTTTGTTTTACGAAATAAATATGAGATTTGCAAAATTATTTCACGAAAGACGTATGGAGTTGGTCAACTCACCAAACATATTTGTTCCTTCAATGGAAAAACAAATATCAAAGAATATCAATTTGGGAAATAAGTTATTGGCCCATCAAATAGCCAATTACAGGTTTAGTATCAACGGTCATGGTGATGTTGCCACGGTCGATCTTCAAAGAAGAATGTGCACATGTAGAGTTTTTGACTTGGACAAAATACCTTGTCCACATGCTATGGCAGCGCTTCGATCCCAATATGGTGCACATTTTGGAAATCAGATCTATGAGTACTCGTCTTCATATTATTCGGtggaaaaatacataattgCATATTGTGAGGAAATTAATCCGGTGCCTCCTGAAGATTCTTGGATTGTTCCTTTGGAGATATTGGAGAGAGAAATACCTCCTCCATATGTTGACCCAAGCAAACTGGGAAGAAGGCGAACGAAGAGGAGGCGTGGA ATGACTCATCCAATGGAAATAATCAAGCATATATACTCATCTGTTGTAATGGATGCTTCATCTGTTGCAATTTATGAGCATCAGTTGCAACAGATGAGCATATATGTTTGA
- the LOC125865427 gene encoding indole-3-acetic acid-amido synthetase GH3.6-like: MYSTGKPSVAADESSGAADDASVAINDLSVGRNFWFSPSLTWYCNMYPTGNLSVAIDELPVGSLLNMEGNMTEENKKNLEFIEEVTRNVDEVQKRVLNEILPRNANVEYLQRLNLNGHTDRETFKKVVPIITYEDIQSDINRIANGNRSPILCSQLKSEFFTSSGMSGRERKLIPTTEEENGRRHQLYGLMMSVVCQFFLDLGIGKGMYFMFIKSEAKTPGGLLARPILTSVYKSSHFKNSTPYTSPIKAILCLDSYESMYSQMLCSLCQNREVVRVGSIFASAFIRAMRFLEDHWSLLCNDIRT, from the exons ATGTATTCAACgg GTAAGCCCTCTGTTGCAGCAGATGAGTCATCTGGTGCAGCAGATGACGCATCAGTTGCAATAAATGACTTATCTGTTGGGAGAAACTTCTGGTTCAGTCCCAGCTTGACATGGTACTGTAATATGTATCCAACAGGTAATCTATCTGTTGCAATAGATGAATTACCTGTTGG GTCTTTATTAAATATGGAAGGAAACATGACAGAGGAAAACAAGAAGAATCTTGAGTTTATTGAAGAGGTGACTAGAAATGTTGATGAGGTACAAAAGAGAGTTCTTAATGAAATCCTCCCTCGAAATGCCAACGTAGAGTACTTGCAACGCCTTAATCTCAATGGTCACACTGATAGAGAGACATTCAAGAAAGTCGTGCCTATCATCACCTACGAAGATATTCAGTCCGATATCAACCGTATAGCCAATGGCAATAGATCTCCAATCCTATGCTCCCAGCTCAAATCTGAATTCTTTACAAG TTCTGGGATGTCGGGAAGGGAGAGAAAATTGATACCAACAACAGAGGAAGAGAACGGGAGGAGACATCAACTTTACGGCCTTATGATGTCTGTGGTGTGCCAATTTTTTCTAGATTTGGGAATTGGCAAAGGAATGTATTTCATGTTCATAAAGTCTGAAGCCAAGACCCCCGGAGGATTATTAGCTCGTCCTATTTTAACTAGTGTCTACAAGAGCAGTCATTTCAAAAATAGCACGCCCTATACGAGTCCAATTAAAGCCATTCTCTGCCTAGACTCTTACGAAAGCATGTACTCCCAAATGCTTTGTAGCCTCTGCCAAAACAGAGAAGTCGTCCGTGTTGGCTCTATTTTTGCATCCGCCTTCATCCGTGCTATGCGATTCTTGGAGGATCACTGGTCTCTACTATGTAACGATATCCGAACATGA
- the LOC125865429 gene encoding uncharacterized protein LOC125865429, with product MNDSIRITRGIPHNIQNFGDFPSFDLCITQGLLENVGSAARMAQESSSKKKRVLWSETPDDQGKDRSDEVLLSVDEEASEFYVKDQPTKAPHIQCVFNNGIKADLIRNLHEHVYNVFRESTCFGNYMQMHGCCARGQIHRCCMALELNCSSCRAFVMRVNGSTLRFTLREFALISGLNCVSEEKDFIFDTTEPNRLMEQYFQGVKLIRKVDIMESFEAKVWGDNDQDGLKFAILFFIQTVIFSGERVTKKVPRLHFDLVESGTYSQFPWGKKSFYLLMKSLSKKMDSEKQFYRIGGMPIVIQVWLYECSSSIDFQVAQKVDDHIPRLLNWQTAKEIPRYKKLMKTIFNDVNNKVYYLHTLVTLTFWDT from the exons ATGAATGATTCAATCAGAATTACTAGAGGTATACCacataatattcaaaattttggggATTTTCCCTCATTTGATTTGTGTATTACCCAAGGGTTGCTCGAAAATGTAGGATCTGCGGCTAGAATGGCACAAGAGAGCTCTTCCAAAAAAAAGAGGGTTTTGTGGTCTGAAACCCCTGATGATCAAGGAAAAGATAGAAGTGATGAAGTATTACTTTCTGTCGATGAAGAg GCAAGTGAATTTTACGTCAAAGATCAACCAACAAAAGCTCCACATATCCAATGTGTCTTTAACAATGGCATAAAAGCTGACTTGATTAGAAATTTACATGAGCATGTATATAATGTATTTCGCGAGAGCACTTGTTTTGGTAATTACATGCAAATGCATGGATGTTGTGCACGCGGACAAATACATAGGTGTTGCATGGCTTTGGAACTCAATTGTAGTTCTTGTCGAGCATTTGTCATGCGTGTCAATGGATCTACGCTTCGTTTCACTTTAAGAGAATTCGCTTTGATTAGTGGATTAAACTGTGTTAGCGAAGAAAAAGATTTCATTTTTGATACAACAGAACCAAATAGGTTGATGGAACAATATTTTCAGGGTGTTAAGTTGATCAGAAAAGTAGATATAATGGAGAGTTTTGAGGCAAAAGTGTGGGGTGATAACGATCAGGATGGCTTGAAGTTTGCCATATTATTCTTCATCCAAACAGTTATTTTCTCAGGTGAAAGAGTTACCAAAAAAGTTCCTAGATTACATTTTGATCTGGTTGAAAGCGGTACGTACAGTCAGTTTCCATGGGGTAAAAAATCTTTCTACTTGTTGATGAAGAGTTTGAGCAAGAAGATGGATAGTGAAAAACAGTTTTACAGAATCGGTGGCATGCCTATTGTCATTCAAGTATGGTTATATGAGTGCAGTTCAAGTATTGACTTTCAAGTTGCTCAAAAGGTTGATGACCACATTCCGAGGTTACTCAACTGGCAGACGGCCAAAGAGATTCCGAGATACAAGAAACTAATGAAGACCATATTCAATGATGTTAATAACAAG GTATATTACCTGCATACTTTGGTTACATTAACTTTCTGGGATACATAA